Proteins from a genomic interval of Nostoc sp. TCL240-02:
- a CDS encoding phosphoenolpyruvate carboxylase — MGSLLYSSSQTADIYPVSELFLRHRLQVVEELWESVLRQECGQNMVDLLRQLRDLCSPEGQATNDQASSAVKLIEQLNINEAIRAARAFALYFQLINIIEQEYEQRQQLSRYEAEIEPTDAERASNVNYSSNQREDDAPLSKGIAAELLAKNYLEKAQVKPKGTFAALFPYLFKLNVPPQQIQRLIAHLDVRLVFTAHPTEIVRHTIRDKQRQVVQLLQKLDTLENHAGGTGGGYAWEAADVREQLLEEIRLWWRTDELHQFKPTVLDEVDYALHYFQEVLFDGIPQLYKRFKHTLSNTFPWLEPPSKNFCSFGSWVGSDRDGNPSVTPEVTWQTACYQRKMVLGRYIQSVKNLIELLSVSMHWSDVLPDLLESLELDQSQLSEVYDALALRYRQEPYRLKLAYVLKRLENTRDRNLALYNRETPKNQDSPLYRSGDDFLAELRMIQRNLTETGLSCRDLENLICQVEIFGFNLTQLDIRQESSRHADALSEILQYLQILPQPYNDLSEEQRVAWLTGELKTRRPLIPAELPFSEKTNDVIETFRVVRSLQQEFGLNICQTYIISMCRDVSDVLEVLLLAKEARLFDPAIAVGTIQVVPLFETVEDLQRSRGVMRKLFELPLYRALLAGGYEQTKAEDTDENSSPPAPLLPCSPASPSPLTPNLQEVMLGYSDSNKDSGFLSSNWEIHKAQKSLQQIAEEYDINLRIFHGRGGSVGRGGGPAYEAILAQPGHSINGRIKITEQGEVLASKYSLLDLALYHMETITTAVIQASLLRTGFDDIEPWNEIMEELAARSRQHYRALIYEQPDFVDFFHQVTPIEEISQLQISSRPARRPSGKKDLSSLRAIPWVFSWTQTRFLLPSWYGVGTALQEFLNAEPEEHLKLMRYFYVKWPFFKMVISKAEMTLAKVDMQMAHHYVQELSQSEDQLRFAKVFDQIASEFYLTRDLVLKITDHNQLLDGDPVLQRSVQLRNGTIVPLGFIQVSLLKRLRQSMNTNATSGVIHSRYSKGELLRGALLTINGIAAGMRNTG, encoded by the coding sequence ATGGGTTCCCTTTTATACTCTTCGTCTCAAACTGCGGATATATACCCGGTGTCGGAATTATTTTTGCGTCATCGTCTCCAGGTAGTGGAAGAATTGTGGGAGTCTGTTCTGAGGCAAGAATGCGGTCAAAACATGGTAGACTTGTTGCGGCAGTTGCGCGATTTGTGTTCGCCAGAAGGACAGGCAACAAATGACCAAGCATCCTCAGCCGTCAAATTAATTGAACAACTAAATATCAACGAAGCAATCCGCGCGGCTCGTGCCTTCGCTCTGTATTTTCAGCTGATTAACATCATAGAGCAGGAATACGAGCAAAGGCAGCAATTGAGCCGCTATGAGGCAGAAATAGAGCCTACAGATGCAGAAAGAGCATCTAATGTCAATTACTCGTCTAATCAAAGAGAAGATGATGCGCCTCTTAGCAAGGGAATAGCAGCAGAATTGCTGGCAAAGAATTATCTCGAAAAAGCGCAAGTCAAACCAAAAGGGACTTTTGCTGCTTTGTTTCCCTATTTATTCAAATTGAATGTACCACCCCAACAAATTCAACGTCTCATTGCTCATCTGGATGTGCGCTTAGTTTTCACAGCGCACCCGACGGAAATTGTTCGTCATACCATCCGGGATAAGCAGCGACAGGTGGTACAACTCTTGCAAAAACTGGATACCTTAGAAAACCATGCTGGTGGTACAGGTGGCGGATATGCTTGGGAAGCAGCAGATGTCCGCGAACAATTGCTCGAAGAAATTCGCCTCTGGTGGCGCACCGACGAACTTCACCAGTTCAAACCTACTGTGCTAGATGAAGTAGATTATGCCCTACACTACTTCCAAGAAGTTTTATTTGATGGCATTCCTCAACTTTATAAACGTTTCAAACATACACTATCCAATACCTTTCCTTGGCTAGAACCACCAAGTAAAAACTTTTGCTCTTTTGGCTCTTGGGTAGGCTCAGACAGGGATGGGAACCCATCAGTTACACCAGAAGTCACCTGGCAAACAGCTTGCTATCAGCGCAAAATGGTGCTGGGAAGATATATTCAGTCAGTGAAAAATCTGATTGAATTGTTGAGTGTGTCGATGCACTGGAGTGATGTTTTACCAGATTTGCTGGAATCTCTAGAGTTAGATCAGTCCCAGTTGAGTGAGGTATATGATGCCCTGGCGCTGCGTTATCGGCAAGAACCCTATCGGCTGAAACTCGCTTATGTACTGAAACGGCTAGAAAATACTCGCGATCGCAATCTAGCTTTGTACAATCGGGAAACGCCAAAAAATCAAGATAGTCCCCTGTATCGTTCGGGAGACGATTTTTTAGCAGAACTGCGGATGATTCAGCGTAACTTGACAGAAACAGGTTTAAGCTGTCGAGATTTAGAAAATCTCATCTGTCAGGTAGAAATTTTTGGTTTTAACTTGACACAGCTAGATATCCGTCAGGAATCATCCCGCCACGCTGATGCGCTGAGTGAGATTCTACAATACCTGCAAATATTACCTCAACCTTACAACGACCTATCTGAGGAGCAAAGAGTTGCTTGGCTTACAGGAGAACTGAAAACCCGCCGACCGTTAATTCCAGCAGAATTGCCATTTTCTGAAAAAACCAACGATGTAATTGAAACTTTTCGCGTCGTGCGATCGCTCCAACAAGAATTTGGTCTAAATATCTGCCAAACTTACATTATCAGTATGTGCCGCGATGTGAGCGACGTGCTAGAAGTACTACTGTTAGCCAAAGAAGCCAGGCTTTTTGACCCCGCCATAGCCGTGGGAACCATTCAAGTTGTCCCCCTATTTGAGACAGTAGAAGACTTACAACGCTCCAGAGGCGTTATGCGGAAACTATTTGAACTCCCGTTATATCGCGCTTTGTTAGCTGGCGGCTACGAACAGACAAAAGCAGAGGATACTGATGAAAACTCATCCCCCCCTGCTCCCCTGCTCCCCTGCTCCCCTGCCTCCCCCTCCCCTCTCACCCCTAACTTGCAAGAAGTGATGCTGGGGTATTCTGACAGCAACAAAGACTCTGGTTTTTTAAGCAGCAACTGGGAAATTCATAAAGCCCAAAAATCACTGCAACAAATAGCAGAAGAATACGATATAAATTTGCGGATTTTCCACGGACGCGGCGGTTCTGTAGGGCGGGGAGGTGGCCCTGCTTACGAGGCAATTTTGGCTCAACCGGGTCATAGTATCAATGGGCGAATCAAGATTACCGAACAAGGAGAAGTTTTGGCTTCTAAATACTCCTTGTTGGACTTGGCTTTGTACCACATGGAAACCATCACCACTGCTGTGATTCAAGCTAGCCTGCTGCGGACAGGGTTTGATGATATTGAACCCTGGAATGAGATTATGGAAGAATTAGCAGCGCGATCGCGGCAACATTATCGCGCTTTAATCTACGAACAGCCTGATTTTGTTGACTTCTTCCACCAAGTAACCCCCATTGAAGAAATTAGCCAGCTACAAATTAGTTCTCGTCCAGCCCGCCGTCCATCTGGTAAGAAAGATTTAAGCAGTCTGCGAGCTATTCCTTGGGTATTTAGCTGGACGCAAACCCGCTTTTTGCTTCCTTCTTGGTATGGCGTTGGCACAGCGTTACAAGAATTCTTGAATGCAGAACCAGAAGAACACTTGAAATTAATGCGCTACTTTTACGTTAAGTGGCCCTTTTTCAAAATGGTGATTTCTAAAGCCGAGATGACTTTAGCAAAAGTAGATATGCAAATGGCACATCACTACGTTCAGGAATTGTCACAATCAGAAGATCAACTTCGTTTTGCCAAGGTTTTTGACCAAATTGCCAGCGAGTTCTATCTCACAAGAGATTTGGTGTTAAAAATCACCGATCACAATCAACTGTTAGATGGCGATCCTGTCTTACAACGATCTGTGCAGTTACGCAATGGCACAATTGTCCCCTTGGGATTTATCCAAGTTTCCCTGCTCAAGCGCCTACGCCAGTCTATGAATACTAATGCCACTTCTGGAGTCATCCATTCTCGTTACAGCAAAGGCGAATTACTGCGAGGTGCATTATTAACTATTAATGGAATTGCAGCCGGGATGAGAAATACAGGGTGA
- a CDS encoding DUF4090 family protein, whose translation MPTETNPGNQTTTGADAIDEAIAQGIDFDGSPIPPAKLELYGKVMALEGNRQRSGVSNTMRSRIVRIGAKHIPQAELDQLLVDADFAPLKEKEIAFFYSGK comes from the coding sequence ATGCCTACCGAAACTAACCCAGGGAATCAAACTACCACGGGTGCTGATGCTATTGATGAAGCGATCGCACAGGGAATTGATTTTGATGGTTCTCCCATTCCGCCTGCCAAATTAGAACTTTATGGTAAAGTCATGGCGCTAGAGGGCAATAGACAGCGCAGTGGCGTATCTAATACTATGCGATCGCGCATTGTGCGAATTGGTGCAAAACACATTCCCCAAGCAGAACTCGACCAATTACTTGTAGATGCTGATTTCGCACCCCTAAAAGAAAAAGAAATTGCCTTTTTTTATAGCGGAAAATAA
- a CDS encoding aldo/keto reductase: protein MSGTTPNSEMSYRVLGSTGERVSAIGLGGWHIALKHVDEQLAIRIVRTAIDRGITFMDNSWDYNDGVSEIRMGKALRDRYRDKVFLMTKIDGRSKKEAARQLDESLKRLQVDCIDLVQHHEILRHEDPHRVFDEEGANAAFLEAKQAGKLRYIGFTGHKDPSVHLHMLEVAASNGFKFDTVQMPLNVMDAHYRSFAKLVVPELVKQNIGVLGMKSLANGILLRSKTVTPIECLHYALNLPTSVVITGIDSMEILEQAFEAVRTFQPMNDEQVRSLLAKTAQAASRGEFEPFKTSSIFDSTAQNPDWLGEEPQRIQQLMSA, encoded by the coding sequence ATGTCAGGAACTACGCCAAATTCAGAAATGTCATATCGAGTTCTTGGTAGTACAGGAGAGAGAGTTTCTGCAATTGGATTGGGTGGTTGGCACATTGCATTAAAACACGTTGATGAGCAACTGGCTATCCGAATTGTTAGAACAGCGATCGATCGCGGCATCACTTTTATGGATAACAGTTGGGATTACAACGATGGAGTCAGCGAGATTCGTATGGGAAAAGCCCTGCGCGATCGCTACCGCGATAAAGTTTTCCTAATGACGAAAATCGATGGACGCTCTAAAAAAGAAGCAGCAAGACAGCTAGACGAATCGCTTAAACGCCTGCAAGTGGATTGCATCGATCTCGTTCAGCACCACGAAATCCTTCGGCACGAAGATCCGCATCGAGTTTTTGACGAAGAAGGGGCGAATGCTGCTTTTCTTGAGGCGAAACAAGCTGGCAAACTCCGATACATTGGTTTCACTGGACACAAAGACCCATCTGTTCATCTTCACATGTTGGAAGTTGCAGCTTCTAACGGGTTTAAATTTGATACAGTGCAGATGCCGCTCAATGTAATGGATGCCCACTACCGGAGTTTTGCAAAGCTGGTTGTGCCAGAACTTGTTAAACAAAACATCGGCGTTCTGGGAATGAAAAGCTTGGCAAACGGTATTCTTTTACGGTCAAAGACTGTAACGCCAATTGAATGTTTACATTATGCTTTGAATCTGCCCACGTCAGTTGTGATTACCGGAATTGACAGCATGGAGATTCTAGAGCAGGCTTTTGAAGCCGTGCGGACTTTCCAGCCGATGAATGACGAGCAAGTGCGATCGCTCTTAGCAAAAACAGCACAAGCAGCATCACGCGGCGAGTTTGAGCCTTTCAAAACCTCATCAATTTTTGATAGCACTGCCCAAAATCCAGATTGGCTAGGAGAAGAACCACAACGTATTCAACAATTGATGTCAGCGTGA
- the dxs gene encoding 1-deoxy-D-xylulose-5-phosphate synthase, which yields MHLSEITHPNQLHGLSVRQLQQIARQIRDKHLQTVAVNGGHLGPGLGVVELTLGLYQTLDLDRDKVIWDVGHQAYPHKLLTGRYDRFHTLRQKDGVAGYLKLCENKFDHFGAGHASTSISAALGMALARDLKGEKFKAVAVIGDGALTGGMALEAINHAGHMPKTNLLVVLNDNDMSISRNVGAIPRYLNKMRLSQPVQFIKDNLEEQFKQIPFVGESLSPELARIKEGMKRLAVPKVGAVFEELGFTYIGPVDGHNLEELIATFQQAHQIQGPVLVHVATIKGKGYEIAELDQVGYHAQSPFNVATGKAIPSNKPKPPAYAKVFSHTLVKLAEQNPKIVGITAAMATGTGLDKLQAKLPNQYVDVGIAEQHATTLAAGLATQGMRPVAAIYSTFLQRAYDQIIHDVCIQNLPVFFCLDRAGIVGSDGPTHQGMYDIAYLRCIPNIAIMAPKDEAELQRMVVTGVEHTSGPIAMRYPRGNGYGVPLMEEGWEPLEIGKGEILRTGDDVLIVAYGTMVYPGMQAAEILSEHGIEATVINARFVKPLDTELILPLAKKIGRVITLEEGCVMGGFGSAIAEALMDADILVPVKRFGVPDVLVDHAEPNESKTELGLTSHQIAERVLKAFFKQQVSAVV from the coding sequence ATGCACCTGAGCGAAATCACCCATCCTAATCAGTTGCACGGTTTATCTGTTCGCCAACTGCAACAGATTGCCCGTCAGATTCGAGATAAGCATCTCCAAACCGTAGCAGTTAATGGTGGACACTTGGGGCCAGGGTTGGGTGTTGTAGAATTAACACTAGGGCTTTACCAGACACTGGACTTAGATCGGGATAAAGTGATTTGGGATGTAGGACACCAAGCTTATCCGCACAAACTTCTTACAGGACGTTACGATCGCTTCCACACCCTCAGACAAAAGGACGGAGTTGCAGGTTATCTCAAACTCTGTGAAAACAAATTTGATCACTTTGGGGCTGGACATGCTTCTACAAGTATTTCAGCAGCATTAGGCATGGCTTTAGCACGAGACTTGAAAGGCGAAAAATTTAAAGCCGTTGCTGTGATTGGGGATGGGGCGCTAACTGGAGGTATGGCTTTAGAAGCCATAAACCATGCGGGACACATGCCAAAAACTAACCTATTGGTTGTTCTCAACGACAACGACATGTCTATATCTCGCAATGTCGGCGCGATTCCCCGCTACCTCAACAAAATGCGCCTCAGCCAGCCGGTGCAATTTATCAAAGATAATCTTGAGGAACAATTTAAGCAAATTCCCTTCGTGGGTGAATCTTTGTCTCCCGAACTCGCACGCATCAAAGAAGGTATGAAACGCTTGGCTGTTCCCAAGGTAGGGGCAGTGTTTGAAGAACTCGGTTTTACCTACATTGGGCCAGTAGATGGGCATAATCTCGAAGAATTGATTGCCACCTTCCAACAGGCACATCAGATACAAGGCCCTGTTTTAGTACATGTAGCAACAATTAAGGGCAAAGGCTATGAAATTGCTGAACTAGATCAAGTTGGCTACCACGCCCAAAGCCCCTTTAACGTTGCAACTGGCAAAGCTATTCCTTCTAATAAACCCAAACCCCCAGCTTATGCCAAAGTCTTTTCTCACACTCTGGTAAAACTTGCCGAACAAAACCCCAAAATCGTTGGGATTACTGCGGCTATGGCAACGGGAACAGGTTTAGATAAACTTCAAGCCAAACTACCCAATCAATATGTTGATGTCGGCATTGCTGAACAACATGCAACTACCCTAGCCGCAGGGCTTGCCACTCAAGGGATGCGCCCCGTAGCTGCCATTTATTCTACCTTCCTGCAACGCGCTTACGATCAGATAATTCACGATGTCTGCATCCAAAACCTGCCAGTGTTTTTCTGCTTAGATAGGGCAGGAATTGTTGGATCTGATGGCCCCACCCACCAAGGTATGTATGACATCGCTTATCTGCGTTGCATTCCCAACATCGCAATCATGGCACCCAAAGATGAAGCAGAACTACAACGCATGGTAGTAACTGGTGTTGAGCATACCAGTGGCCCCATCGCTATGCGCTACCCTCGTGGCAATGGCTATGGTGTTCCCCTGATGGAGGAAGGTTGGGAACCTTTGGAAATCGGCAAAGGCGAAATTCTCCGCACTGGCGATGACGTGTTAATCGTTGCTTATGGCACAATGGTTTATCCAGGGATGCAAGCTGCCGAAATTCTCAGCGAACATGGGATTGAGGCAACTGTGATCAATGCGCGTTTCGTTAAGCCTTTGGATACCGAGTTGATTTTGCCTTTAGCTAAGAAAATCGGCCGCGTCATCACCTTAGAAGAAGGCTGTGTGATGGGTGGCTTTGGTAGTGCGATCGCTGAAGCTTTAATGGATGCAGATATTCTAGTTCCCGTCAAGCGATTTGGTGTCCCAGATGTGTTAGTAGATCATGCTGAACCTAATGAATCTAAAACAGAACTAGGTTTAACTAGCCATCAAATAGCAGAGAGAGTTTTGAAAGCTTTCTTTAAGCAGCAAGTATCTGCTGTTGTTTAG
- a CDS encoding catalase produces the protein MKLFTEYPEKDELKYCDLMSELVKKNMENLYGGEKKKTAKRDTHSKTHAAVQGTLEIFDFDEAAIKQELSKRTSLSEAELSAISLKQGLFATPKQYPVWLRFANGAFSVKNDYEGDTRSMAVKVIGVEGERLSQSHELKTQDIITHNTEFFFVRTIKDFHSFFLTVYRAGLFPLFKLLVLFWLKLHPYESTLLQTSFKRFPKSLLKERYWSASAFSVGLKSDFDPSQPGRVPVEYPAVIKYGFTPVSTQPPHQQLPLESRSESELRKAKSSGSEDNYYRDDIIQALEKPDAEYYWDFQIQFQTSPEMSIDDTTIVWNEEESPFFTVGRLTIKHQKVNSPQENDFGENLSFSPGNGLAVHRPVGAINRLRSIVYPIVANDRHQKRGVKYQEPTV, from the coding sequence ATGAAACTTTTTACTGAATATCCAGAAAAAGACGAACTCAAATATTGCGATCTCATGAGTGAGTTAGTCAAAAAGAACATGGAAAATCTTTACGGAGGTGAGAAGAAAAAAACTGCAAAAAGAGATACCCATTCTAAAACCCACGCTGCTGTTCAAGGAACTCTAGAAATCTTTGACTTTGATGAAGCAGCAATTAAGCAGGAATTGAGCAAACGCACCTCATTATCTGAAGCTGAACTTTCTGCGATTTCTCTCAAACAAGGTTTATTTGCCACACCGAAACAATATCCGGTTTGGCTACGATTTGCCAATGGGGCATTTTCAGTCAAGAATGATTATGAAGGAGATACTCGCTCCATGGCCGTAAAAGTGATCGGCGTAGAAGGAGAACGACTATCGCAAAGTCACGAGTTAAAAACCCAAGATATTATTACCCACAATACTGAATTCTTTTTTGTTAGAACCATCAAAGACTTTCACAGCTTTTTTTTGACAGTTTATCGAGCCGGGCTGTTTCCACTTTTTAAGCTGTTGGTGCTTTTTTGGCTAAAGTTGCATCCCTACGAATCCACTCTTTTACAAACTAGTTTCAAACGTTTTCCCAAGAGTTTACTTAAAGAGCGCTATTGGAGTGCTTCAGCATTTTCTGTGGGACTCAAATCTGATTTTGACCCATCTCAACCAGGTCGAGTTCCTGTAGAATATCCGGCTGTGATTAAATATGGATTTACTCCGGTTTCCACTCAACCACCTCATCAACAACTTCCTCTTGAGTCCAGATCAGAAAGTGAACTAAGAAAAGCCAAATCTTCAGGTTCAGAGGATAACTACTACCGAGATGACATCATTCAAGCTTTAGAAAAGCCTGATGCTGAATACTATTGGGACTTTCAAATCCAATTTCAAACTAGCCCAGAAATGTCTATTGATGATACCACCATTGTTTGGAATGAAGAGGAATCACCATTCTTTACAGTTGGTCGCCTAACAATTAAGCATCAAAAGGTTAATTCTCCCCAAGAAAATGATTTTGGAGAAAATCTCAGTTTTTCTCCTGGGAATGGTCTAGCAGTGCATCGTCCTGTTGGTGCGATCAATCGGTTACGCAGCATTGTTTATCCTATTGTTGCTAATGACCGTCATCAAAAACGAGGGGTTAAATACCAGGAACCAACTGTCTGA
- a CDS encoding peroxidase family protein, with protein sequence MTGKRDTSKDGLDNKIQTYVLTHFKPIWQLLQSNKSIARKVNKTLLNSLIYKIPTRPNPYSMMTLDEHIPDTKIPKKTDTYTSWESLNDRTYTGRHLPPDPKLNAEGNLPKVEDLAILFRKRDGKTIYSGKSTMLFPYWVQWFTDSFLRLNHYNKLKNTSNHEIDLCNVYGLTRKQTHLLRSFQGGKLKTQKLKRQDGVEEEYPLFYYADPALDKIKPEFEGLYEPLNDEKRQSVDKKQYMFAMGVERANVQIGYVMLNTLCLREHNRLCDELASNYPDWDDERLFQTSRNILMAMILKIIMEEYINHITPYHFKLFADPEAFTKESWHRPNYMAIEFDFVYRWHSAIPETFNYNGKPTHIAASLWNNKMFIDQGLGALMEETCSQPGTKIGLFNTPDILVELTELPSIRLGRQLQLASYNDYRELCGFPRVTRFEQVTGNEFAQQKLKELYGHVDKIEFFVGLYAEDGRENSTIPALVARLIGIDAFSQALTNPLLSPNIFNKETFSPVGWEILQNTNTVSDLVNRNVPPSGKKYKVTFDL encoded by the coding sequence ATGACTGGAAAAAGAGATACATCCAAAGACGGGTTAGATAACAAAATTCAAACATACGTGTTAACCCACTTTAAACCAATTTGGCAACTTCTCCAAAGTAACAAATCTATCGCACGTAAAGTTAATAAAACTCTGCTTAACAGCCTCATCTATAAAATTCCGACTCGTCCTAATCCCTACAGCATGATGACTCTGGATGAGCATATTCCTGATACTAAAATTCCTAAGAAAACTGATACTTATACTTCCTGGGAATCACTCAACGATCGCACTTATACAGGAAGGCATCTACCACCCGATCCCAAGTTAAACGCTGAGGGTAATCTACCCAAAGTTGAAGACCTAGCTATTTTATTCCGTAAAAGAGACGGTAAAACTATTTATTCTGGCAAATCAACTATGCTGTTTCCCTATTGGGTGCAATGGTTTACAGATAGCTTTCTTCGCCTTAATCACTACAATAAACTAAAAAATACTTCCAACCATGAAATTGATTTGTGTAATGTTTATGGTTTAACCAGAAAACAAACACATCTTTTAAGAAGTTTTCAAGGAGGTAAATTAAAGACTCAGAAACTCAAACGCCAAGATGGTGTAGAAGAAGAATATCCTTTGTTTTATTATGCAGATCCAGCACTGGATAAAATTAAACCTGAATTTGAAGGTCTTTATGAACCCCTGAATGATGAAAAAAGACAGTCTGTAGATAAAAAGCAATATATGTTTGCAATGGGAGTAGAACGAGCAAACGTACAAATTGGTTATGTAATGCTCAACACTCTATGTCTCCGCGAACATAATCGTCTTTGTGATGAATTAGCGAGCAATTATCCAGATTGGGATGATGAACGCCTCTTCCAAACATCGAGAAATATTCTTATGGCGATGATTCTAAAAATCATTATGGAAGAGTACATTAACCACATCACTCCTTATCACTTTAAGTTGTTTGCCGATCCAGAAGCTTTTACCAAAGAAAGTTGGCATCGTCCCAACTATATGGCAATTGAGTTTGACTTTGTTTATCGCTGGCATAGTGCGATTCCAGAAACATTTAACTATAACGGTAAACCAACTCATATTGCTGCATCTCTTTGGAACAATAAGATGTTTATTGACCAAGGTTTAGGGGCATTGATGGAGGAAACTTGCTCTCAACCAGGTACAAAAATTGGTTTATTTAACACCCCTGATATATTGGTGGAATTAACCGAGTTACCCTCAATCAGACTGGGACGACAACTGCAATTGGCAAGCTACAACGATTATCGAGAATTGTGCGGTTTCCCCAGAGTGACGAGATTTGAACAAGTTACTGGCAATGAATTTGCTCAACAAAAACTCAAAGAATTATATGGTCATGTTGATAAGATTGAGTTCTTTGTGGGGCTTTACGCCGAAGATGGGCGCGAGAATTCAACTATCCCTGCTTTAGTAGCACGCTTAATTGGGATTGATGCCTTTTCTCAGGCGCTAACCAATCCTTTACTATCACCCAATATCTTCAATAAAGAAACTTTTTCTCCTGTAGGTTGGGAAATTCTTCAGAATACCAACACTGTCTCAGATTTAGTTAATCGCAACGTTCCTCCATCAGGTAAGAAATATAAAGTTACTTTTGACCTTTAA
- a CDS encoding DUF2235 domain-containing protein — MKRLVICCDGTWQQLTSAYPSNVVKLAQSVKPMASDGVAQIVFYDEGVGAEGQKVLGGATGLGIDRNIEDGYRFLSLNYVPGDEIYLFGFSRGAYTVRSLAGMIYCSGLLDRPHVTKAHEAYELYRKRGVKPKDQEAVEYRQAYGDRVPITLLGCFDTVGALGIPGIPAFSKLSEQLNKRYRFHDTTLNKCVQNALHAVAIDEIREVFDVTPMTKHPDAENQRVIQKWFPGGHGCVGGGTEEHSGLSDAALQWMIDSIGEMQLGLDFDTSVIPTGINPNYECNFKNDAGFFKLAGIKFREVSDVIEDLHESTINRLKNRKDYRPKNLQKIISKLK, encoded by the coding sequence ATGAAACGTCTTGTTATATGCTGTGATGGAACCTGGCAACAATTAACAAGTGCTTACCCTAGCAATGTGGTTAAGTTAGCTCAATCGGTAAAACCGATGGCTAGTGACGGGGTTGCACAAATCGTATTTTATGACGAGGGGGTTGGAGCTGAGGGTCAAAAGGTTTTAGGGGGAGCTACCGGACTAGGAATCGATAGAAATATAGAAGATGGCTACCGATTTCTGAGCCTCAACTATGTTCCTGGCGACGAAATTTATCTGTTTGGTTTTAGTCGTGGTGCTTATACAGTTAGAAGTCTCGCGGGAATGATCTATTGCTCCGGTCTTCTAGACCGTCCTCATGTCACCAAAGCCCATGAAGCTTACGAGCTTTACCGTAAACGAGGTGTTAAACCAAAAGATCAGGAAGCTGTGGAATACCGTCAAGCTTATGGCGATCGCGTCCCTATCACCTTGCTGGGTTGCTTTGATACCGTTGGGGCCCTTGGTATTCCTGGGATACCCGCCTTCAGCAAGTTGAGCGAGCAGCTGAATAAGCGTTACAGATTCCATGACACTACTTTAAACAAATGTGTTCAGAATGCATTGCACGCAGTAGCGATCGACGAAATTCGTGAAGTCTTTGATGTCACTCCCATGACAAAGCATCCTGATGCTGAAAACCAGCGAGTGATTCAAAAGTGGTTCCCTGGTGGACACGGCTGCGTTGGTGGTGGAACTGAAGAACATAGTGGGTTATCAGATGCTGCATTACAGTGGATGATTGATTCCATTGGTGAGATGCAATTGGGGCTTGACTTCGATACAAGCGTGATTCCTACAGGTATTAACCCCAATTATGAATGTAACTTTAAAAACGATGCTGGATTCTTTAAATTAGCAGGAATCAAGTTTCGTGAGGTTAGCGATGTCATTGAAGACCTTCATGAAAGCACAATTAACCGTTTGAAAAATCGCAAAGACTATCGACCGAAAAATCTACAAAAGATTATTTCCAAACTTAAATAA